One part of the Nitrosophilus kaiyonis genome encodes these proteins:
- a CDS encoding methyltransferase family protein — protein sequence MKTSISVIFRIVLWIIFLFGGAILSFYFDIKYFKNLLLSPTFHIISFIIGIFILKISFHAASIGGKALHKYGRKGNIPRLETNQLVNKGIYSCTRHPMLFGLMFLPLSLALILGFPTFIFFIAPIEAILIFILMIYFDEKEALKKFGKEYEIYRKKVPIFPAKCWKELFFD from the coding sequence ATGAAAACATCAATTTCAGTAATATTTAGAATAGTTCTTTGGATAATATTTCTATTTGGTGGAGCAATATTATCATTTTATTTTGATATAAAATATTTTAAAAATTTGCTTTTATCACCTACTTTTCATATTATAAGTTTTATTATTGGAATTTTTATTTTAAAGATCTCTTTTCATGCAGCTTCAATTGGAGGAAAAGCTTTACATAAATATGGAAGAAAAGGTAATATTCCAAGATTAGAGACAAACCAATTAGTAAATAAAGGAATTTATAGCTGCACAAGACATCCAATGCTATTTGGTCTTATGTTTTTGCCACTAAGTTTAGCTTTAATATTAGGTTTTCCTACTTTTATATTTTTTATAGCACCCATTGAAGCTATTTTGATATTTATATTGATGATATATTTTGATGAAAAAGAGGCACTAAAAAAGTTTGGTAAAGAGTATGAAATATATAGAAAAAAAGTACCAATCTTCCCAGCAAAATGCTGGAAAGAGCTATTTTTTGATTAG
- a CDS encoding DJ-1 family glyoxalase III: MAKVLVPLADGFEEIEAMAIIDVLNRAGNSVTVAGLFDNEVEGANTGLKVLVNTLLKDVDIDEYDMMVLPGGMPGSEHLAKSELVQEYIKKMNENKKLVGAICAAPWALKEAGVLEGKKHTNYPGFEEKTGKEGYIADQKVVVDGNVLTSRGPGTAICFALEIVRKLNGEETYNQLKEGLLADYC; the protein is encoded by the coding sequence ATGGCAAAGGTACTAGTACCACTTGCAGATGGTTTTGAAGAGATTGAAGCAATGGCAATTATAGATGTTTTAAATAGAGCAGGCAATAGCGTTACAGTTGCAGGTCTATTTGATAATGAGGTAGAGGGTGCAAATACTGGACTAAAGGTGTTAGTAAATACTTTATTAAAAGATGTAGATATTGATGAGTATGATATGATGGTACTGCCTGGAGGAATGCCTGGATCTGAACATCTTGCAAAAAGCGAGCTTGTTCAAGAGTATATAAAAAAGATGAATGAAAATAAAAAATTGGTTGGCGCAATATGTGCTGCTCCTTGGGCTTTAAAAGAAGCAGGAGTATTGGAAGGCAAAAAACATACAAACTATCCTGGTTTTGAAGAAAAAACAGGAAAAGAGGGATATATAGCTGATCAAAAAGTTGTTGTAGATGGAAATGTTTTAACTTCAAGAGGCCCTGGAACTGCGATTTGCTTTGCGCTTGAAATAGTTAGAAAATTAAATGGCGAAGAGACATATAATCAGTTAAAAGAGGGACTATTAGCTGATTATTGCTAA
- the efp gene encoding elongation factor P, translated as MSYSMSDLKKGLRIELNGIPYRIVEYQHVKPGKGAAYVRTKLKSLIDGRVLEKTFHAGDKAEKPDLEEKEMQYLYDDGENMHFMDTTTYEQIALTHKQVGEENIKYMKDGMNVKILFHNGKPISVEIPPVVELKVVDTAPAFKGDTATGGRKPATLETGAVIQVPFHILTGDVVKVDTIEGKYLEKVK; from the coding sequence ATGTCTTATAGTATGAGTGATTTGAAAAAAGGTTTAAGAATAGAGTTAAATGGTATTCCATATAGAATTGTTGAATATCAGCATGTAAAACCTGGAAAAGGTGCAGCTTATGTTAGAACAAAACTAAAATCACTAATAGATGGAAGAGTTTTAGAAAAAACTTTTCATGCAGGAGATAAAGCAGAAAAACCAGATTTAGAAGAAAAAGAGATGCAGTATCTTTATGATGATGGTGAGAATATGCATTTTATGGATACAACAACTTATGAGCAAATTGCATTAACTCACAAACAAGTGGGCGAAGAGAATATTAAATATATGAAAGATGGAATGAATGTAAAGATTTTATTTCATAACGGAAAGCCAATTTCAGTTGAAATTCCTCCTGTAGTTGAACTAAAAGTTGTTGATACTGCTCCAGCATTTAAAGGTGATACTGCAACTGGTGGTAGAAAACCTGCAACTCTTGAAACAGGAGCAGTTATACAAGTACCTTTTCATATATTAACTGGAGATGTAGTAAAAGTTGATACAATAGAGGGAAAATATCTAGAAAAAGTTAAATAA
- a CDS encoding DUF2905 domain-containing protein, with the protein MEFGKIFIFLGIVLIIIGLFITFVGKLPGDIYIKKDNFTFYFPITTSILISIVLSLLFYFFSRFFR; encoded by the coding sequence ATGGAATTTGGAAAAATCTTTATATTTTTAGGAATAGTTTTAATAATTATAGGCCTTTTTATAACATTTGTTGGAAAATTACCTGGTGATATTTATATAAAAAAAGATAATTTTACCTTCTATTTTCCTATAACAACATCTATTTTAATTAGCATCGTTCTATCTCTTCTTTTTTACTTTTTTTCTCGTTTTTTTAGATAG
- a CDS encoding efflux RND transporter permease subunit codes for MKRYEKFIYKILEKKSLKNLVILLTLVALVASVAMIPTKIVLAKMLPGKSANTFSVYVDLPTGSSIEETKKVTQCVIDILKNEKEVTDIETYLGMGAPLDYAGLVKWSAFKNSENLAELVVNLTDKHEREERSYNMVHRLRPVIQKKCEPIKKGTVIKLIEQPAGPPTLAAIVAEIYGENLDSVRKFAKKVANVFKKTQGLVDIDILEDDIYKKYKLIPNIDKIQKSGLSVEQVQKIMYLAFEGMGIGVKNFEDYPSQVDLFLRLSDETRRFDNQSLESIKDRLSSFELMNKMGMMVPLIEVVDIVESKNEPMIMHKNLKRYVDVIAETDLVSQVYPLLEARDTIMKEFSKDYDIETTDYLFNLRFTDKKTGEVIDLKWDGEMKVTLDTFRDLGLAFIAALILIYLLMVIYYKNYTLSSIVMAGSFLSIIGVIVGHWVADLVTEDVFFLTATSMIGFIALMGISSRNSLLLIDFAKALMENKGMDKKRAIAVATATRAKPIMLTAIAIILGSALLASDPIFGGLGVALIGGTVAAVAVSLIFIPVLMDNAKAMDFTKNKGE; via the coding sequence GTGAAAAGGTATGAAAAATTTATTTATAAAATTTTAGAAAAAAAGAGCTTAAAAAATTTAGTAATTTTATTAACATTAGTTGCTTTAGTAGCATCAGTTGCAATGATTCCTACAAAAATAGTTCTTGCTAAAATGCTTCCAGGAAAAAGTGCAAATACTTTCAGTGTTTATGTTGATTTACCAACTGGAAGTTCAATTGAGGAGACAAAAAAAGTTACTCAGTGTGTTATAGATATATTAAAGAATGAAAAAGAGGTTACTGATATTGAAACCTATCTAGGAATGGGTGCACCTCTTGATTATGCAGGTCTAGTTAAATGGAGTGCATTTAAAAATAGTGAAAATTTAGCTGAACTTGTTGTAAATTTAACAGATAAGCATGAAAGAGAAGAGAGAAGTTACAATATGGTTCATAGATTGAGACCTGTTATTCAAAAAAAGTGTGAGCCAATAAAAAAAGGTACAGTTATTAAACTTATTGAACAACCTGCAGGACCTCCAACTTTAGCTGCTATAGTTGCTGAAATTTATGGAGAAAATCTTGATAGTGTTAGAAAATTTGCAAAAAAAGTAGCTAATGTATTTAAAAAAACTCAAGGTTTAGTTGATATTGACATTTTAGAAGATGATATCTATAAAAAATATAAACTTATTCCAAATATTGATAAGATTCAAAAAAGTGGACTTTCAGTTGAGCAAGTTCAAAAAATTATGTATCTTGCATTTGAAGGAATGGGAATTGGTGTTAAAAATTTTGAAGATTATCCATCTCAAGTGGATCTATTTTTAAGATTAAGTGATGAAACCAGAAGATTTGATAATCAAAGTTTAGAATCAATAAAAGATAGACTCTCTTCGTTTGAACTTATGAATAAAATGGGTATGATGGTGCCTTTAATTGAGGTTGTTGATATTGTTGAGAGTAAAAATGAACCTATGATTATGCATAAAAACTTAAAAAGATATGTAGATGTTATAGCTGAGACTGATCTTGTTTCGCAAGTATATCCTCTGCTTGAAGCAAGAGATACTATTATGAAAGAGTTTAGTAAAGATTATGATATAGAGACTACAGATTATCTATTTAATTTAAGATTTACTGATAAAAAAACTGGCGAGGTTATTGATCTTAAATGGGATGGAGAAATGAAAGTCACTCTTGATACTTTTAGAGATCTTGGTCTTGCTTTTATTGCAGCTTTAATTTTAATATATCTTTTGATGGTTATATATTATAAAAATTACACATTAAGCTCTATTGTAATGGCTGGAAGCTTTTTATCAATCATAGGTGTAATTGTAGGCCACTGGGTTGCAGATTTGGTAACTGAAGATGTATTTTTCTTAACTGCAACAAGTATGATTGGTTTTATTGCTTTAATGGGTATAAGTTCAAGAAACTCACTACTTTTGATTGATTTTGCAAAAGCGTTGATGGAAAATAAAGGAATGGATAAAAAAAGAGCAATTGCTGTTGCAACAGCAACAAGAGCAAAGCCAATTATGTTAACTGCAATTGCTATTATTTTAGGTTCAGCTCTTTTAGCAAGTGACCCAATATTTGGAGGTCTTGGAGTAGCTCTAATTGGTGGTACAGTAGCTGCTGTAGCAGTATCACTTATCTTTATCCCTGTTTTAATGGATAATGCAAAAGCTATGGATTTTACTAAAAATAAAGGAGAATAA
- a CDS encoding efflux RND transporter permease subunit, translating to MAEIKCKYTPKDYAGKLALTFLHNPLTALLAVFILAVGYLSLEIMPREEDPQIAISGGAIIVPMPGASPKEIEQVIVKPLEEKIREISGVEYIYGMAMENVGIVNVQYYIGENREISNVKLYDKVMQNMDKLPKNAMQPIVKPFDIDIDIPILSFAFYKKDPNLSDAKLYKIVKDIQYKFNRIKNVSKTELKGAHKRQFNILVDLNKLKGYHLSLGQIMMAVKSVALEVPEVKNRTKDNKIVIFGVPNAIESIKDVENIMVANYMGSPIYVKDIAKVEDGIDIQNFKSAQIWSKDIKKNIPQYTLTVAKLKGTNAVFVANDVLDEIKKLKPMLEKEGIGYVLTRDYGKRANDAVNELVDHLLITIAIIAVMLVFFLGWKEAVIVTFTVPAILAITLFIAYITGQTINRITLFAFLLSLGLLVDAAIIVIENIHRHLHEHDAVNKDMDTIMVEATDEIGAPTNIATLAIILTMVPMGFVGGMMGEFMKPIPLNVPVALIASLVIAYIFTPYLARRLLKKPHYHHHHHHFQKEEKLPEECSIEGDKK from the coding sequence ATGGCAGAAATTAAATGTAAATATACCCCTAAAGATTATGCTGGGAAACTGGCTTTAACTTTTTTGCACAATCCTTTAACAGCACTTTTGGCAGTTTTTATATTAGCTGTTGGATATTTATCGCTAGAAATTATGCCAAGAGAAGAGGACCCACAAATTGCTATAAGTGGTGGGGCTATTATTGTTCCTATGCCAGGAGCTTCTCCAAAAGAGATTGAACAAGTTATTGTGAAACCGCTTGAAGAAAAAATCAGAGAGATCTCAGGTGTAGAATATATTTATGGTATGGCAATGGAAAATGTAGGTATAGTAAATGTTCAATATTACATTGGTGAAAATAGAGAGATTTCAAATGTAAAGTTATATGATAAAGTTATGCAAAATATGGATAAACTTCCTAAAAATGCAATGCAGCCTATTGTTAAACCTTTTGATATTGACATAGATATACCTATTTTAAGTTTTGCTTTTTATAAAAAAGACCCAAATTTAAGTGATGCCAAGCTTTATAAAATTGTAAAAGATATCCAGTATAAATTTAATAGAATCAAAAATGTATCAAAAACGGAATTAAAAGGTGCACATAAAAGACAATTTAATATATTGGTTGATTTAAATAAACTCAAAGGTTATCATCTATCTCTTGGCCAAATTATGATGGCTGTAAAATCTGTTGCTTTAGAAGTACCAGAGGTTAAAAATAGAACAAAAGATAATAAAATAGTTATTTTTGGCGTTCCAAATGCAATTGAGAGTATCAAAGATGTTGAAAATATTATGGTGGCAAATTATATGGGGAGTCCTATATATGTAAAGGATATAGCAAAAGTTGAAGATGGTATAGATATTCAAAATTTTAAAAGTGCACAAATTTGGAGTAAAGATATAAAGAAAAATATACCTCAATATACTTTAACTGTAGCAAAATTAAAAGGAACAAATGCAGTATTTGTTGCAAATGATGTTTTGGATGAGATTAAAAAATTAAAACCTATGCTTGAAAAAGAGGGTATAGGATATGTTTTAACAAGAGATTACGGGAAAAGAGCAAATGATGCAGTTAATGAATTGGTTGATCATTTGTTGATTACTATAGCAATTATTGCTGTAATGCTTGTTTTCTTTCTTGGATGGAAAGAGGCAGTAATTGTTACTTTTACAGTGCCAGCTATTCTAGCAATTACTCTATTTATAGCATACATTACTGGACAGACAATAAATAGGATTACACTTTTTGCATTTTTATTATCACTTGGTTTATTAGTTGATGCTGCAATTATCGTAATAGAAAATATACATAGACATCTACATGAGCATGATGCTGTTAATAAAGATATGGATACTATAATGGTTGAAGCAACTGATGAGATTGGTGCTCCAACGAATATTGCAACTTTGGCAATTATTTTAACTATGGTACCAATGGGTTTTGTTGGCGGTATGATGGGTGAGTTTATGAAACCAATACCTTTAAATGTCCCAGTAGCTTTAATTGCTTCATTAGTAATTGCTTATATTTTTACGCCATATTTAGCTAGAAGATTACTTAAAAAACCTCATTACCATCATCACCATCACCATTTCCAAAAAGAGGAAAAATTGCCTGAAGAGTGCTCAATTGAAGGAGATAAGAAGTGA
- a CDS encoding efflux RND transporter periplasmic adaptor subunit, giving the protein MKKIFLFILIFASSIFAAGMKLSGTVMSDDTKMIASRFMGFVKKVYVDEGDYVKKGQLLYTIDSKEIDLAKSQVELAISQARLAVQMNQNMYNNVHLNYERYKRLYKKGMVAKYELENMELMEKNTKDMVEIAKKQLSQAKAKLKEVLHQYEYLKLRAPNDAVVIQKNIKEGQIAIPGMPALIITSLDNLKVLVEISESNLNNISLGKSVDVYIPSINFKTKGKIASIIPASNPMTHKFKVKIKFDKKGNKKIIPGMYSEIIIK; this is encoded by the coding sequence ATGAAAAAAATATTTTTATTTATATTGATTTTCGCATCTTCAATTTTTGCAGCTGGAATGAAACTGTCTGGTACTGTTATGAGTGATGATACAAAAATGATTGCGAGTAGATTTATGGGTTTTGTAAAAAAAGTTTATGTTGATGAGGGAGATTATGTTAAAAAAGGTCAACTTCTTTATACAATTGATTCTAAAGAGATAGACCTTGCAAAATCTCAAGTTGAACTTGCTATTTCTCAAGCAAGACTCGCTGTACAGATGAATCAAAATATGTATAACAATGTTCATTTAAATTATGAAAGATATAAAAGATTATATAAAAAAGGCATGGTTGCTAAATATGAGCTTGAAAATATGGAATTAATGGAAAAAAATACAAAAGATATGGTAGAAATTGCAAAAAAACAGCTTTCTCAAGCAAAAGCAAAATTAAAAGAAGTTTTACATCAATATGAATATTTAAAACTAAGAGCTCCAAATGATGCAGTAGTTATTCAAAAAAATATAAAAGAGGGGCAAATTGCAATACCTGGCATGCCTGCACTTATAATTACATCACTTGATAATCTAAAAGTTTTGGTAGAGATTAGTGAAAGTAATTTAAATAATATTTCACTTGGAAAAAGCGTTGATGTTTATATTCCTTCTATAAATTTTAAAACTAAAGGAAAAATTGCATCAATAATTCCTGCTTCAAATCCAATGACTCATAAATTTAAAGTAAAAATTAAGTTTGATAAAAAAGGAAATAAAAAAATTATTCCTGGAATGTATTCAGAAATTATTATTAAATAA
- a CDS encoding TolC family protein, with translation MRYLFILIFASISLFAGLENLKLDDAINLLKKNNSEIKIAKFNEDIAKFKTKIAKSYNYGSLDYTFLALRSNDAGNVFGFKLQSREASFADFGFDEFLAPMGQVLGLLAQEKNTQAAAAISQMGSILKIQPKKLNYPDPRNHFLNKLTYQIPLFTGFKLTQYEKISKAMEEMSHLDAKKIINEKIYQTKKTFYDITLVENYIKNLQTLKSNIDKLEEIIKAFMSEGYAKDTDLLEVQAKKAEVLSYLNQAKLNRDLAYQFLEFLIGEKVDSISHVEELAPLPKGSVKELVEKTFDMKKVKIGLKIMDENIKLQKSGLYPMIGAFGEYSSADDKPFNDFEDHDAYTIGAQLKWNLFNGGETTAQIQKAKIEKMKMAEQYILAKRGLALKINQIITEVKSKDYDVNAKKKQFDFSKRVYEHYEGKYKEGLVKISDVLIKHSEEIKALLDLLKVKTQRNEKVFELESLIDKEN, from the coding sequence ATGAGATATCTTTTTATATTGATTTTTGCGAGTATCTCACTATTTGCAGGATTGGAAAATCTTAAATTAGATGATGCAATAAATCTTCTTAAAAAGAATAACAGCGAAATAAAAATTGCGAAATTTAATGAAGATATTGCAAAATTTAAGACAAAAATAGCAAAAAGCTACAATTATGGTAGTTTGGATTATACATTTTTAGCTCTTAGAAGTAATGATGCTGGAAATGTATTTGGTTTTAAGCTTCAAAGTAGAGAGGCTAGTTTTGCTGATTTTGGATTTGATGAATTCTTGGCTCCTATGGGACAAGTATTAGGACTATTGGCACAGGAAAAAAATACTCAAGCTGCAGCTGCAATATCGCAAATGGGATCAATTTTAAAAATTCAACCCAAAAAACTTAACTATCCAGATCCAAGAAATCACTTTTTAAATAAATTAACCTATCAAATCCCTCTATTTACTGGATTTAAACTTACTCAATATGAGAAAATCTCTAAAGCTATGGAAGAGATGAGTCATCTTGATGCAAAAAAAATTATAAATGAAAAGATTTATCAGACAAAAAAGACATTTTATGATATTACATTAGTAGAAAACTATATAAAAAACTTGCAAACTTTAAAAAGTAATATCGATAAACTTGAAGAAATTATTAAAGCTTTTATGAGTGAAGGTTATGCAAAAGATACAGATCTTTTAGAGGTACAAGCAAAAAAAGCAGAAGTTTTAAGCTATCTTAACCAAGCAAAATTAAATAGAGACTTGGCTTATCAATTTTTAGAGTTTTTAATAGGTGAAAAAGTGGATTCAATATCTCATGTTGAAGAGTTGGCACCTTTACCAAAAGGTAGCGTAAAAGAGCTTGTTGAAAAAACTTTTGATATGAAAAAAGTTAAAATTGGTCTTAAAATAATGGATGAAAATATAAAACTTCAAAAAAGTGGTCTTTATCCTATGATAGGTGCTTTTGGAGAGTATAGTAGTGCTGATGATAAGCCATTTAATGATTTTGAGGACCATGATGCATATACAATTGGTGCTCAACTAAAATGGAATCTTTTTAATGGCGGAGAGACAACTGCTCAGATACAAAAGGCAAAAATTGAAAAAATGAAAATGGCTGAGCAATATATTTTAGCTAAAAGAGGATTGGCCCTTAAAATAAATCAAATAATTACAGAAGTAAAAAGCAAAGATTATGATGTAAATGCAAAGAAAAAACAGTTTGATTTTTCAAAAAGAGTGTATGAACATTATGAAGGAAAATATAAAGAGGGTCTTGTAAAAATAAGCGATGTTTTAATTAAACATTCTGAAGAGATAAAAGCATTGCTTGATCTTTTGAAAGTGAAAACTCAAAGAAATGAAAAAGTATTTGAACTTGAAAGTTTAATAGATAAGGAGAACTAA
- the serA gene encoding phosphoglycerate dehydrogenase: protein MEKKKIVVCDHIHEKGLEILKNEQDIEVVNAADVPKGESLYKVVSDADIVITRSPTPVDEPFLEAAKNLKAIVRAGVGVDNVDIDGCSRRGIIVMNVPTANTIAAVELTMAHMLSCVRSFPYAHNQLKLERIWKRENWLGTELKGKKLGIIGFGNIGSRVGIRAKAFEMDVITYDPYIPPEKATDLGIKYTTNFDDILACDIITIHTPKNKETINMIDRDEIAKMKDGVILINCARGGLYNEEALYEGLKSGKIRFAGIDVFAKEPATDNKLLELDNIIVTPHLGANTIESQEKIATQAAQAAIEAARGSSYPNALNLPIKEDEIPPFVRPYLELSQKIGFLAAQVNKGAFKSIKVVTEGEIGEYLKSLTTFVVVGALKESLGEAVNYVNAEFVAKERGIDIINKTQPNTSGYKNKITVKLTTDKDVIEISGTIFEESVQRIVEINNFAIDVEPKGKMILFKNTDVPGVIGQVGMILAKHNINIADFRLGRDQHGQALAVIIVDDDVSKETLKELSNLEACISVHYAIL, encoded by the coding sequence ATGGAAAAGAAAAAAATTGTAGTTTGTGACCATATTCATGAAAAAGGTTTAGAGATATTAAAAAATGAGCAAGATATAGAAGTTGTAAATGCTGCTGATGTACCAAAAGGCGAATCTTTATATAAAGTAGTTAGTGATGCTGATATTGTTATTACAAGAAGTCCAACACCAGTTGATGAGCCATTTTTAGAGGCTGCAAAAAATTTAAAAGCAATTGTTAGGGCAGGTGTTGGTGTTGATAATGTAGATATAGATGGATGTAGCAGAAGAGGAATAATTGTTATGAATGTTCCAACTGCAAATACTATTGCTGCAGTTGAATTAACAATGGCCCATATGTTAAGCTGTGTAAGGTCTTTTCCTTATGCGCATAATCAATTAAAACTTGAGAGAATCTGGAAAAGAGAAAATTGGCTAGGAACTGAGCTTAAAGGCAAAAAACTTGGAATTATTGGTTTTGGTAATATAGGAAGTCGTGTTGGAATTAGAGCAAAAGCATTCGAAATGGATGTAATTACTTACGATCCATATATTCCACCTGAAAAAGCAACAGATTTGGGCATTAAATATACTACAAATTTTGATGATATTTTAGCTTGCGATATTATTACTATTCATACTCCTAAAAATAAAGAGACTATCAATATGATAGACCGTGATGAAATCGCGAAAATGAAAGATGGAGTAATTTTAATAAATTGTGCAAGAGGTGGTTTATATAATGAAGAAGCTCTTTATGAAGGTTTAAAAAGTGGAAAAATAAGATTTGCTGGAATTGATGTATTCGCTAAAGAGCCTGCAACTGACAATAAACTTTTAGAGCTTGATAATATTATAGTAACTCCTCATCTTGGTGCAAATACGATAGAGTCACAAGAAAAAATAGCAACTCAAGCTGCCCAGGCAGCAATTGAAGCAGCTCGCGGAAGCAGCTATCCAAATGCATTAAATTTACCAATAAAAGAAGATGAAATTCCACCATTTGTTAGACCATATCTTGAACTTTCTCAAAAGATAGGCTTTCTAGCTGCTCAAGTAAATAAAGGTGCCTTTAAATCAATAAAAGTGGTAACTGAAGGTGAAATTGGTGAATATTTAAAATCATTAACAACTTTTGTGGTTGTTGGAGCGTTAAAAGAGTCTTTGGGCGAGGCAGTAAATTATGTAAATGCTGAATTTGTTGCAAAAGAGAGAGGAATAGATATCATAAATAAAACTCAGCCAAATACAAGTGGCTATAAAAATAAAATAACTGTAAAATTAACAACAGATAAAGATGTCATTGAAATTAGTGGAACAATTTTTGAAGAGAGTGTTCAAAGAATTGTTGAAATAAACAATTTTGCTATAGATGTTGAACCAAAAGGTAAAATGATACTATTTAAAAATACTGATGTTCCAGGTGTTATCGGCCAAGTTGGTATGATACTTGCAAAACATAACATTAATATTGCAGATTTTAGACTTGGACGTGACCAACATGGACAGGCATTAGCAGTTATTATTGTAGATGATGATGTATCTAAAGAAACTCTTAAAGAGTTATCAAATTTAGAAGCCTGCATTTCTGTACATTATGCTATTCTTTAA
- a CDS encoding 30S ribosomal protein S1, producing MDREELLHGGESSEDFASMLEESFKKSESKILDGTIVEIQGDEKVLVDVGEKQEGILNINEIKDENGNLLYNVGDKIKVLISGFRNERPIISHKKAVSKAKTAEFIKEHKDDFENIVVEGKIVGKNKGGYNVESEGVHFFMPNSLSYLKGKIEPGRKIRAKIVKIDEDNNSIIISRKKYIEDEKRRKKEIIDQLINEDKIVEGLIKKITNYGMFVEVAPGVEGLVHYNEISYKGPVNPAKYYSEGEKVNVKALKYNEEKNRLSLSVKATMPDPWNEIEKELEVGDTINVTVSNIEPYGVFVDLGNDVEGFLHISEISWDKKVKNPKDYLNIGDEIDVEVIEIDPENRKLRVSLKRLLPKPFEEFMKKYKVGDIVKGKVTTIADFGAFVKIGNVEGLLHNQDVSWTKEKAKDILNVGDEVEVKIVKIDEENEKISLSRKECMESPLQQYAKNKKVGDIVKGKVKDIKDFGVFVEVEPGIDALIRDEDLAPLKKDELKVGDEIEGVITLLDTNRDKMRISVRRLSKIKEKEALKEINKKENDKITLGEIIKDKLNK from the coding sequence ATGGATAGAGAGGAATTATTACATGGTGGCGAATCAAGTGAAGATTTTGCATCTATGCTTGAGGAGTCGTTTAAAAAAAGTGAATCTAAAATTTTAGATGGTACTATTGTTGAAATACAAGGTGATGAGAAAGTTCTTGTAGATGTTGGTGAAAAACAAGAAGGTATTTTGAATATTAATGAGATAAAAGATGAAAATGGAAATCTGTTATATAATGTTGGCGATAAAATAAAAGTATTGATTTCTGGTTTTAGAAATGAAAGACCAATAATTTCACATAAAAAAGCTGTCTCAAAGGCAAAAACAGCAGAATTTATAAAAGAGCATAAAGATGATTTTGAAAATATTGTTGTTGAAGGAAAAATTGTTGGAAAAAACAAAGGCGGTTACAATGTTGAAAGTGAGGGCGTACACTTTTTCATGCCAAATTCTTTGTCATATTTAAAAGGAAAAATAGAACCAGGAAGAAAAATAAGAGCTAAAATAGTAAAAATTGATGAAGATAATAATTCAATAATCATATCTAGAAAAAAATATATTGAAGATGAGAAGAGAAGAAAAAAAGAGATCATTGATCAATTAATCAATGAAGATAAAATTGTAGAAGGTTTAATTAAAAAAATTACAAATTATGGAATGTTTGTTGAAGTTGCTCCAGGTGTTGAAGGTTTAGTTCATTATAATGAGATAAGTTATAAAGGTCCTGTGAATCCTGCAAAATATTATAGCGAAGGTGAAAAGGTTAATGTAAAAGCGCTAAAATATAATGAAGAAAAAAATAGACTTTCATTATCAGTTAAAGCAACAATGCCAGATCCTTGGAATGAGATAGAAAAAGAGCTTGAAGTTGGTGATACTATAAATGTAACTGTAAGCAATATTGAACCTTATGGCGTATTTGTTGATTTAGGTAATGATGTTGAGGGATTTTTACATATATCTGAAATAAGCTGGGATAAAAAAGTAAAAAATCCTAAAGATTATTTAAATATCGGTGATGAAATTGATGTGGAAGTTATTGAGATAGATCCTGAAAATAGAAAATTAAGAGTCTCTTTAAAAAGATTATTGCCTAAGCCTTTTGAAGAGTTTATGAAAAAATATAAAGTAGGTGATATTGTCAAAGGCAAGGTTACAACAATTGCTGATTTTGGAGCATTTGTAAAAATTGGAAATGTTGAAGGATTGCTTCATAATCAAGATGTTAGCTGGACTAAAGAGAAAGCTAAAGATATATTAAATGTAGGTGATGAAGTAGAAGTTAAGATTGTTAAAATAGATGAAGAGAATGAAAAAATTTCTCTTAGTAGAAAAGAGTGTATGGAATCTCCTTTACAGCAATATGCTAAAAATAAAAAAGTTGGTGATATTGTTAAGGGAAAAGTTAAAGATATTAAAGATTTTGGTGTATTTGTAGAGGTAGAACCTGGAATAGATGCTTTAATAAGAGATGAAGATTTGGCTCCTTTGAAAAAAGATGAGTTAAAAGTTGGTGATGAGATTGAAGGTGTTATTACATTATTAGATACTAATAGAGATAAAATGAGAATTTCTGTAAGAAGACTTTCAAAAATTAAAGAAAAAGAAGCATTAAAAGAGATAAATAAAAAAGAGAATGACAAAATAACTCTTGGCGAGATTATAAAAGATAAACTGAATAAGTAA